A window of Halomonas sp. GFAJ-1 contains these coding sequences:
- a CDS encoding twin-arginine translocation pathway signal protein, whose amino-acid sequence MQKTPLLTRRDLLKVGSSLGVGSLLPLSALSANTLPTQARIVILGGGAAGMAMANRLTRRLQGGSITLVEPRETHHYQPGWTLVASGVWNADKTMRPNAQFMPRGVNWVREYAANIDADSKRITLASGTTLGYDFLVVATGIQLNYHLIEGMTPELVGQHGIGSVYASIEGASRTNHAIQTWLNSGQGKGIFTAAPTPVKCAGAPLKMTFTTLSRLEASGQRDAFTLDYMAPGAGLFSQPWVDEFVKQRFDDQGVKRRHHYRLSAIDPHAKQAEFAFVGPESEFTSHHELREAEFRRDNQPTVIADYDFIHVVPPMSAHDFVKQSDLIAQDGPFRGEWLDVDIHTLQHNRYPEVFGIGDVIGAPINKTAASVKAQAPVVEENLLAVMQGKTPPARHTGYTSCPMITGIGKAMLVEFGYADNFAFMPSFPFIDPTDESWAAWVMKDRMLQPAYYAVLEGQA is encoded by the coding sequence ATGCAAAAGACGCCACTATTGACGCGCAGAGACTTGCTAAAAGTTGGCTCTAGCCTGGGGGTAGGTAGCCTGCTGCCACTCAGTGCACTGTCTGCCAACACGCTGCCAACCCAGGCACGCATCGTCATTCTTGGGGGCGGTGCAGCGGGCATGGCCATGGCGAACCGCCTAACGAGGCGGCTCCAAGGGGGCAGCATTACCCTCGTTGAGCCACGCGAAACGCATCACTACCAGCCTGGTTGGACACTGGTCGCCTCTGGCGTATGGAACGCCGACAAAACCATGCGCCCAAATGCGCAGTTTATGCCACGCGGCGTGAACTGGGTGCGTGAATACGCGGCGAACATTGATGCCGATAGCAAGCGCATTACGTTGGCCAGCGGCACCACCCTTGGATACGACTTCTTGGTTGTGGCAACCGGCATTCAACTCAATTATCACTTAATTGAGGGGATGACGCCTGAACTGGTAGGGCAGCATGGCATTGGCAGTGTTTATGCCAGTATTGAAGGGGCCTCACGGACGAACCACGCCATTCAAACATGGCTTAATAGCGGCCAGGGCAAAGGGATTTTTACCGCTGCCCCCACCCCCGTAAAGTGCGCCGGTGCGCCGCTGAAGATGACCTTCACGACGCTAAGCCGACTGGAAGCCTCTGGGCAACGTGATGCCTTCACACTGGACTATATGGCCCCAGGCGCGGGACTTTTTTCGCAACCCTGGGTCGATGAGTTCGTTAAACAACGTTTTGATGATCAAGGCGTTAAACGGCGCCATCACTACCGCCTTTCCGCCATCGACCCTCACGCCAAGCAGGCTGAATTTGCTTTTGTTGGACCCGAGAGCGAGTTCACCTCCCACCATGAGCTGCGCGAAGCAGAATTTAGGCGCGATAACCAGCCCACCGTGATTGCCGACTACGACTTTATCCACGTTGTGCCCCCCATGAGCGCCCACGACTTTGTGAAGCAGAGTGATTTGATCGCGCAAGATGGCCCCTTCAGGGGCGAGTGGCTAGACGTAGATATTCACACCCTGCAGCACAACCGCTACCCCGAGGTATTTGGCATTGGCGATGTGATTGGCGCGCCCATCAATAAAACCGCTGCCAGCGTAAAAGCCCAAGCACCGGTGGTAGAAGAGAACCTGCTGGCCGTGATGCAGGGAAAAACACCCCCTGCCCGGCATACGGGCTACACCTCTTGCCCCATGATTACGGGTATTGGAAAGGCCATGCTAGTGGAGTTTGGTTATGCCGATAACTTCGCCTTTATGCCGTCGTTCCCGTTTATTGACCCAACAGACGAGTCTTGGGCAGCGTGGGTGATGAAAGACCGCATGCTGCAGCCCGCCTACTACGCGGTGCTGGAAGGCCAGGCATAA